Proteins from a single region of Haloarcula laminariae:
- a CDS encoding alpha-D-ribose 1-methylphosphonate 5-triphosphate diphosphatase, translating into MTESVADGTDTIGTGNAPADTAAERSLAVLNGRVITPDSVVEGGVRIEGDRIVAVGDVDGDAETVIDADGQYVMPGLIDLHGDDIENHLYPRSGARVSTPMALSSSDRANVAAGITTKFHAISFELDESQNRSPELAGELTDAITGADSLLADHRLHARCEVTQEECVDAVLEVLANGDADLVSVMTHIPGKGQFRDIDAFREYYEESANHTAEEAEEMIAERCDVPMSTVRDRVERVVDRAHDAGVVTASHDDEAPEEVDRLADTGVDITEYPITLETARRAAERGLTTAMGAPNLVRGESQWGNLASGDAIDAGVVDVLVADYHPPSLLAAAFVDTGEPLPKRVARVTANAADAVGFGDRGRLAAGCRADVVVVDSEPTPTVTRAIVGGKPAYRADGTAGGER; encoded by the coding sequence ATGACGGAGTCGGTCGCCGATGGGACCGACACCATCGGCACGGGGAACGCGCCGGCCGACACCGCCGCCGAGCGCTCGCTCGCGGTGCTCAACGGCCGCGTGATAACGCCCGACAGCGTCGTCGAAGGCGGCGTCCGCATCGAGGGCGACCGCATCGTCGCCGTGGGCGACGTCGACGGCGACGCCGAGACCGTCATCGACGCCGACGGCCAGTACGTCATGCCGGGGCTAATCGACCTCCACGGCGACGACATCGAGAACCACCTCTACCCGCGCTCGGGCGCTCGGGTTTCGACGCCGATGGCGCTGTCCTCGTCCGACCGGGCAAACGTCGCCGCCGGCATCACGACGAAGTTCCACGCCATCTCCTTCGAGCTCGACGAGTCACAGAACCGCTCGCCGGAGCTGGCCGGCGAGCTGACCGACGCCATCACCGGCGCCGACAGCCTGCTCGCCGACCACCGCCTCCACGCCCGCTGTGAGGTCACCCAGGAGGAGTGTGTCGACGCCGTCCTCGAAGTCCTCGCCAACGGCGACGCCGACCTCGTCTCGGTGATGACCCACATCCCCGGCAAGGGGCAGTTCCGGGACATCGATGCGTTCCGCGAGTACTACGAGGAGTCGGCCAACCACACCGCCGAGGAGGCCGAGGAGATGATCGCCGAGCGCTGTGACGTGCCGATGTCCACGGTCCGCGACCGCGTCGAGCGCGTCGTCGACCGCGCACACGACGCCGGCGTCGTCACCGCCTCCCACGACGACGAGGCCCCCGAGGAGGTCGACCGCCTGGCCGACACGGGCGTCGACATCACGGAGTACCCCATCACGCTGGAGACGGCCCGGCGCGCCGCCGAGCGCGGGCTGACGACGGCGATGGGCGCGCCGAACCTCGTCCGCGGGGAGAGCCAGTGGGGGAACCTCGCCTCCGGCGACGCCATCGACGCCGGCGTCGTGGACGTGCTGGTCGCCGACTACCACCCGCCGTCGCTGCTGGCGGCGGCGTTCGTCGACACCGGCGAGCCGCTCCCCAAGCGGGTCGCACGGGTCACGGCGAACGCCGCCGACGCGGTCGGGTTCGGCGACCGGGGCCGGCTCGCGGCCGGTTGCCGCGCCGACGTCGTCGTCGTCGACAGCGAGCCGACGCCGACCGTCACCCGGGCTATCGTCGGTGGGAAGCCGGCCTATCGCGCCGACGGGACAGCAGGAGGCGAGCGATGA
- a CDS encoding sugar phosphate isomerase/epimerase family protein, with product MTDAGLGAAMDIRFGASVPEFLEYITDLGLDHVELKREYLQGHPEAPSPERMGELADDYGVSVTYHAPFRDWNLGSFNDASRRASAAQVKATIDDAATAGAGAVVVHGGSVPRRYPEWVREQARENALRSLAECAEYAQLVGVPMCLENQPRNASKRRYTETPDELAAVLAEVDVTPEYFGVTLDVGHAKVNGVDWGAFVDRFGDRIRVCHLHDNDGTADQHEPLVDHESVVEHVPADYFVFETKSVPDVARSVGAEPLTPDTELTSDV from the coding sequence ATGACCGACGCCGGGCTGGGGGCGGCCATGGACATCCGTTTCGGCGCCAGCGTCCCCGAGTTCCTTGAGTACATCACCGACCTCGGGCTCGACCACGTCGAGCTGAAGCGGGAGTACCTCCAGGGCCACCCGGAAGCGCCGTCGCCCGAGCGCATGGGCGAGCTGGCCGACGACTACGGCGTCTCGGTCACCTACCACGCGCCGTTCCGGGACTGGAACCTTGGCAGTTTCAACGACGCCTCGCGCCGGGCCTCGGCCGCACAGGTGAAAGCGACCATCGACGACGCGGCCACCGCCGGCGCGGGCGCCGTCGTCGTCCACGGGGGGTCGGTCCCCCGCCGCTACCCGGAGTGGGTCCGCGAGCAGGCCCGCGAGAACGCGCTCCGCTCGCTCGCGGAGTGTGCCGAGTACGCCCAGCTCGTCGGCGTCCCGATGTGCCTGGAGAACCAGCCCAGAAACGCCTCGAAGCGGCGGTACACGGAGACGCCCGATGAACTCGCGGCCGTCCTCGCCGAAGTCGACGTCACGCCGGAGTACTTCGGGGTGACGCTGGACGTGGGCCACGCGAAGGTCAACGGCGTGGACTGGGGCGCGTTCGTCGACCGCTTCGGCGACCGCATCCGCGTCTGTCACCTCCACGACAACGACGGCACCGCCGACCAACACGAGCCCCTCGTCGACCACGAGTCGGTCGTCGAGCACGTGCCGGCCGACTACTTCGTCTTCGAGACGAAGTCCGTTCCCGACGTGGCCCGCTCGGTCGGCGCCGAACCGCTCACCCCCGACACGGAGCTGACGAGCGATGTCTGA
- a CDS encoding HAD family hydrolase: MSESDYDAIVFDNDGVIVEPTDRAVLVDAVVESLEAFDLDVGRAFAERTVANDAVPAETVREHGVAPEPFWHHRELTASLAQQSHVRDGGKPVYDDVVALGDLDVPLALVSNNQHATVEFLLAYHDLGDLFVSARGRAPTLAGAAKRKPEPHLIERALDAVGTGNALYVGDSEKDIVAARRAGIDSAFLRRSHVDHVELSAEPTFEAADLHELFDRIPNGR, from the coding sequence ATGTCTGAGAGCGACTACGACGCCATCGTCTTCGACAACGACGGCGTCATCGTCGAACCGACCGACCGGGCCGTCCTCGTTGACGCCGTCGTCGAGAGCCTCGAGGCGTTCGACCTCGACGTCGGCCGGGCGTTCGCCGAACGGACCGTCGCCAACGACGCCGTCCCGGCCGAGACTGTCAGGGAACACGGCGTCGCGCCGGAGCCGTTCTGGCACCACCGGGAGCTGACCGCCAGCCTGGCCCAGCAGTCCCACGTCCGCGACGGCGGGAAGCCGGTGTACGACGACGTGGTCGCGCTGGGCGACCTCGACGTCCCGCTCGCGCTCGTCAGCAACAACCAACACGCCACCGTCGAGTTCCTGCTTGCCTACCACGACCTCGGGGACCTGTTCGTGTCGGCCCGCGGTCGCGCGCCCACGCTGGCCGGCGCAGCGAAGCGGAAGCCCGAGCCCCATCTCATCGAGCGCGCCCTCGACGCGGTCGGGACCGGCAACGCGCTGTACGTCGGCGATTCGGAGAAGGACATCGTCGCGGCCCGGCGTGCCGGTATCGACTCGGCGTTTCTCCGCCGGAGCCACGTCGACCACGTCGAGCTGTCCGCCGAGCCGACCTTCGAGGCGGCCGACCTGCACGAGCTGTTCGACCGAATCCCGAACGGCCGCTGA